A region of the Phaseolus vulgaris cultivar G19833 chromosome 11, P. vulgaris v2.0, whole genome shotgun sequence genome:
TCtagtaacgtttaagttacccaaaccccaCGCTTGcaaccactgttacatccactttctctgcccttcctcactgttcatcttctctgaatcccttctctcgcgacccctgctcattcgtgcttccgctctccacgcccttcagcccccaaaggtacggttttccccctccttgatgattctcctcactgtatgaactgcctgggactgtccatattactGCATTTCTTTGGATATCGTTTGTATGCTTCTTTGTTCCTCTCGTTCCCCTTTGCTCTCGTGTGGATAGGGCTCTCCTAGGATTCTtccattttttccccttttcttctcccaaccccttttctctgaaccctttctttctcttttgatcttcagctttGGCATCGATGGCGAAAACCAAGAccgccgcgcctcccccgctccctaagtcttattataagggcgaatacgactgggcccccgacgatcttctcgacgaatgctccctcctaaactctgttgaggacgtggaggctcacaggggggaccctgcgctttataatttcaacgcctttcacaaaaatcacgactcccaagtcctggtatgccgggtgcgacctgggatgcccgtttgtgcggactcTAGAGACACTGGGGGaagccccttcttcttcctttatcaaatggtactcaagagagtgggcctgcgtctacccCTTACTTCCTTCGAGAAAGAACTGCTTACATAGACAAACACCGCCccagcccagctccaccccaacagctgggctttcgtaagGGGGTTTCAGATTCTCTGCGGATATCTAGGTGTCCCCTCTTCCgtagacgtttttcttcactttttcgaggtaaagaaacaggggaagagcctatggatgagcttttctggcatcgccgggcgcatcatccttacgctcttccaaaattcgttcaaaggatggaaagggaaattcttcaaagtacgtgcgaccaagcgcgatcctaccatcctagagggctttcccctatactggacggataagcccataaccatgaaggcccTGGCTTTGGATGAGCTTACCCCCTCCGACCGGGacgtgtgcaaagccttggcgggactggggtagtcttcgataccgccaaactcatcgcgaacgaattcaacgcccatgggctttctacctactttGGTATCTGCCCTTAATTGTTTATAATGCATTAGCTGTTGTGGTTATCTGCGTGTGTCTAGCCATAGAATTTCCCTTCTGCTTTATCTGAACTAACCTTTACTCTACTATTTTTCGCTgctgcaggttcagtgatgacttcctCGAGGCGGCTTGCTCTTGCCAAATTTTTGAAGAAGGCAAAATCTACTAAAGAGGGTGGGGACGCCGTCGCCTCTAACGTGCCCACCGTCGCTTCCCTGCCGACTCCTCCACCGtctgcttctcctcctcctATTGCCGCGGTTCCATTAGCCATGGCGTCGACCCCTGCCTCACCCGCCGCGCCCCCCGGTGATGGGAActctctcagggacgatcctccTAGTGCCACATCACCGCCACCTCCACCAGCCCACGAGGAACGAGAGGAAAGGATTGACTTGGTTCCCCCGCCTTCGCCGTTGCCGCATCGTGACGCAGCTGAGGCCTCGGGCTCCGCCCCTCCTGTATCAGTCCCTGGCTCGACTTCTCGCAAACCCCGGATTCCTCGCCCcattcatagggagttgacgTAGAGCTTCACCGAAGGAATGTCGCCGACTGATCCTCAAaaggggggaggcatgccttattatatgGGGGCATTCCTGGCGGTGGCAATCAAGTGGCGCACTCAAGCTCGAAATGCTATCAAAGGGAGAGAGGCCCTTCGCAAGCTGAGACAAGAGGTGGGggcgttgaaggaggagaaacagaactggggactcaaggaggaagcttcccaatctCTGCTAAAACTGGCCCATGAGGGCAGGGAGGGAGCTGAGGCGTACGCGCGAGAACTGGAACAGGCGCATGCCGCTCAACTAGCCCAGCTCACCTCCTACCAAATCCAGAACATTGGCCTCCAGGAGGCGGCTCTTACATCCGAAGTGCAGCGAAGAAAACTTGAAGAGCTGGatgctgcttggaggcagaagctaggtgagagagaggacgccttggctgcgaaggttgaagctttgagccttctccaagccgaggctaacaagctccgcgtggagaaggaatttctggagaagCAACTGACATCCAAGGACTCTAGGATTACGGAACTAGAGGGAGAGGTCCAAGAActgactggggagatggcgggggcgtttgaagagggcttccaagaggctctgacctaggcgtcctgcgagaaccctggcatcaatatttcaaactgcgaccccacacaccatgtcgtcgacgggaaggtcgtgcccatggacttggatgactgaaccgctgtctctcacccgccacctttaccttcaagcttaattcctttataCTTTACCTTTGCTTTTGACTCTCTCtgttaaacttgtaattctttgaaccatCTGTACTCTTGTTACAAATCTGGGTGttcgta
Encoded here:
- the LOC137806679 gene encoding classical arabinogalactan protein 9-like, which translates into the protein MTSSRRLALAKFLKKAKSTKEGGDAVASNVPTVASLPTPPPSASPPPIAAVPLAMASTPASPAAPPGDGNSLRDDPPSATSPPPPPAHEEREERIDLVPPPSPLPHRDAAEASGSAPPVSVPGSTSRKPRIPRPIHRELT